Proteins co-encoded in one Kribbella solani genomic window:
- a CDS encoding TetR/AcrR family transcriptional regulator has translation MSQPPWQPITPAKPVRQAKEPLTRDRIVDAAMRVLTQSGYEAVSMRKVASELGTGPASLYAHVANKRELDQLLVERTAEQMVFDDPIDPARWQAQLKATMREMLRAMRANPGVARAAIGAVPVGERALRTTERILTLLKAGNVPDQAAAWAVDLIPLYVTAVAFEETVQSASDWTPEDVERFVSNLRTYFEALPADRFPLTVALAAPLTSGADGDARFEFGITVITAGLATLAPTP, from the coding sequence ATGAGCCAACCTCCGTGGCAGCCGATCACTCCCGCGAAACCCGTTCGGCAGGCGAAGGAGCCGCTGACCCGGGACCGGATTGTCGACGCCGCCATGCGGGTGCTGACCCAGAGCGGGTACGAGGCGGTCTCGATGCGCAAAGTCGCGTCCGAACTCGGTACGGGGCCGGCGTCCTTGTACGCGCATGTCGCCAACAAACGCGAACTCGACCAGCTACTGGTGGAGCGCACCGCGGAGCAGATGGTGTTCGACGACCCGATCGACCCTGCGCGCTGGCAGGCGCAGCTGAAGGCGACGATGCGCGAGATGCTCCGCGCGATGCGGGCGAATCCCGGCGTGGCACGGGCCGCGATCGGCGCGGTGCCGGTGGGGGAGCGCGCCCTGCGTACCACTGAACGCATCCTGACTCTGCTCAAAGCCGGCAACGTGCCGGACCAGGCGGCGGCGTGGGCGGTCGACCTGATCCCGCTGTACGTGACGGCGGTCGCGTTCGAGGAGACGGTCCAAAGCGCCTCGGACTGGACCCCCGAAGACGTGGAGCGCTTCGTCAGCAACCTGCGAACCTACTTCGAGGCCCTCCCAGCCGACCGCTTCCCCCTCACAGTCGCCCTGGCCGCCCCCCTCACCTCCGGCGCCGACGGCGACGCCCGCTTCGAATTCGGCATCACCGTAATCACCGCCGGCCTAGCCACCCTCGCCCCAACCCCATAA
- a CDS encoding glycine betaine ABC transporter substrate-binding protein, with protein MKRLVAAGAALLLVLSGCGLGTSGGFVPTGALEGPLRSVKNLDGLTIGIGSKSFQEQLILGKIAAILMQSAGAHVKDLTNMPGSDTSRQAMLQDQIQMSWEYTGTAWISYLGHDTGIPDKQEQYEAVRKEDEAKYGLIWLKPAPMNNSYGFAMTRKESDRLHITKLSQVASLPVKEHTFCVESEFANRNDGFEPMLKHYGIPIGTGVPRNNIRTLDTGAVYAATSHGDCRFGEIFTTDGRIKSLDLVVLQDDRKYFPAYNVAPVVSKKVLDKYPQLRDLFQPVSDKLTDPVLIDLNAQVDVEGREPADVAMDWLVKEGFVSRD; from the coding sequence ATGAAGCGGCTTGTAGCGGCAGGCGCCGCGCTACTCCTCGTCCTGTCCGGTTGCGGGCTCGGTACTAGCGGCGGTTTCGTACCGACTGGCGCGCTCGAGGGACCGCTGCGCTCGGTGAAGAACTTGGACGGCCTGACCATCGGGATCGGCTCGAAGAGCTTTCAGGAGCAGCTGATCCTGGGCAAGATCGCGGCGATCCTGATGCAGTCCGCCGGCGCGCACGTCAAGGATCTGACCAACATGCCGGGCAGCGACACGTCCCGGCAGGCAATGCTGCAAGACCAGATTCAGATGTCGTGGGAGTACACCGGGACCGCGTGGATCTCGTACCTGGGCCATGACACCGGGATCCCCGACAAGCAGGAGCAGTACGAGGCCGTACGCAAGGAGGACGAGGCGAAGTACGGGCTGATCTGGCTGAAACCGGCGCCGATGAACAACAGCTACGGTTTCGCGATGACCCGGAAGGAGTCGGACCGGCTGCACATCACCAAGCTGTCCCAGGTCGCGTCGCTGCCGGTGAAGGAGCACACGTTCTGCGTCGAATCCGAGTTCGCGAACCGGAACGACGGGTTCGAGCCGATGCTGAAGCATTACGGGATCCCGATCGGTACGGGCGTGCCGCGCAACAACATCAGGACCTTGGACACGGGTGCGGTGTACGCGGCAACCAGTCATGGGGACTGCCGGTTCGGCGAGATCTTCACGACTGACGGGCGGATCAAGTCGCTCGATCTGGTTGTGCTGCAGGACGACCGGAAGTACTTCCCGGCGTACAACGTGGCTCCGGTGGTTAGTAAGAAGGTGCTGGACAAGTACCCGCAGCTGCGCGATCTGTTCCAGCCGGTGTCGGACAAGCTGACCGATCCGGTACTGATCGACCTGAACGCCCAGGTCGACGTCGAGGGGCGCGAACCCGCCGACGTCGCCATGGACTGGCTGGTCAAGGAAGGCTTCGTCAGCCGCGACTGA
- a CDS encoding ABC transporter permease subunit has translation MWDYITERHSQLLYQSYQHLSLVIQCVLLATVIAVGLAVFVHRNPRIASLAGAISAVGLTIPSFALLGLMIPVAGIGTATSVVAVTFYASLPILRNAVVGLAGVDATLIESARGMGMGAVRTLLRIELPLAWPVILAGVRVSAQMSMGIAAIAAYVLGPGLGSFIFTGLTQIGGKNALNSALVGTIGVVLLALILDALLLLVGRLTTSRGIRV, from the coding sequence GTGTGGGACTACATAACTGAGCGTCACTCGCAGTTGCTCTACCAGAGCTATCAGCACCTCAGCCTGGTCATCCAATGCGTACTGCTGGCGACCGTGATCGCGGTTGGTCTGGCGGTTTTCGTGCACCGCAACCCGCGGATCGCGTCACTGGCAGGTGCGATCAGCGCCGTCGGTCTGACCATCCCGTCGTTCGCGCTGCTCGGCCTGATGATCCCGGTGGCCGGTATCGGCACCGCCACATCCGTCGTCGCGGTGACCTTCTACGCGAGCCTGCCGATCCTGCGGAACGCCGTAGTCGGCCTGGCCGGCGTTGACGCGACGCTGATCGAGTCGGCCCGCGGGATGGGCATGGGCGCGGTCCGGACGTTGCTCCGGATCGAGCTGCCGCTGGCCTGGCCGGTGATCCTGGCCGGCGTCCGGGTCTCGGCGCAGATGTCGATGGGCATCGCGGCCATCGCGGCGTACGTGCTCGGGCCTGGTCTGGGCAGTTTCATCTTCACCGGCCTGACCCAGATCGGCGGCAAGAACGCCCTGAACTCCGCGCTGGTCGGCACGATCGGCGTTGTCCTGCTCGCTCTGATCCTTGACGCTTTGCTGCTGCTCGTCGGCCGCCTGACCACCTCGAGAGGTATCCGTGTCTGA
- a CDS encoding ABC transporter ATP-binding protein, with protein sequence MSESTVTEGSTGASTSSPAAAGEISGVDIELTDVVKRYPGQKKAAVEGLSLHIPAGEIVMFVGPSGCGKTTSLKMINRLIEPTSGRIRIGGEDISRQDDDDLRRRIGYVIQGGSLFPHMTVTQNIALVPGLLGWDKRRTAERVDELLELVGLDPARYRNRYPRELSGGQQQRVGVARGLAADPPVILMDEPFGAVDPITRQRLQDELLSIQEELRKTIVCVTHDFDEAVKLGDRILILTEGAKIAQYDTPEAILASPADRFVADFVGAGAALKQLTLSRVSEIELCQRTVAEIGDPAPAVLRAAEAAGDDCVVVLDRRRRPVDWMWTRDLSNVDNVPAPHEDTDLVTIDRRATLNDALDTMLTSSHGSAVVTGRRDEYLGVVDFQSVLARIQDAAPNGSDPAPNGSDPAPNGSDPAPNGSDPAPNGLGPAPSGSDPEPEVAP encoded by the coding sequence GTGTCTGAATCCACCGTGACCGAGGGCAGCACCGGCGCAAGTACGAGCAGCCCGGCCGCCGCCGGCGAGATCAGCGGCGTCGACATCGAGCTGACCGATGTCGTCAAGCGGTACCCGGGGCAGAAGAAGGCAGCCGTCGAGGGGTTGTCGCTGCACATCCCGGCCGGCGAGATCGTGATGTTCGTCGGACCGTCCGGCTGCGGCAAGACCACCTCGCTGAAGATGATCAACCGGCTGATCGAGCCGACATCCGGCCGGATCCGGATCGGCGGCGAGGACATCAGCCGCCAGGACGACGACGACCTGCGGCGCCGGATCGGGTACGTGATCCAGGGCGGCAGCCTGTTCCCGCACATGACCGTGACGCAGAACATCGCGCTCGTACCGGGCCTGCTCGGGTGGGACAAGCGGCGTACGGCTGAACGTGTCGACGAACTGCTCGAACTCGTCGGCCTCGACCCGGCCCGGTACCGCAACCGCTACCCGAGGGAACTGTCCGGCGGGCAGCAGCAGCGCGTCGGCGTCGCTCGCGGACTGGCGGCCGATCCGCCGGTGATCCTGATGGACGAGCCGTTCGGTGCGGTCGACCCGATCACCCGGCAGCGGCTGCAGGACGAATTGCTCAGTATTCAGGAGGAGCTGCGCAAGACGATCGTTTGTGTGACCCACGATTTCGACGAGGCGGTGAAGCTGGGCGACCGGATCCTGATCCTGACCGAGGGCGCGAAGATCGCGCAGTACGACACCCCGGAGGCGATCCTGGCGAGTCCGGCGGACCGGTTCGTCGCCGACTTCGTCGGGGCCGGCGCGGCGCTGAAGCAGCTGACGCTGAGCCGGGTCAGCGAGATCGAGCTGTGCCAGCGGACGGTCGCGGAGATCGGCGATCCGGCGCCCGCGGTGCTGCGGGCCGCGGAGGCGGCCGGCGACGACTGCGTGGTGGTACTGGATCGCCGCCGCCGCCCGGTCGACTGGATGTGGACAAGAGATTTGTCGAATGTTGACAATGTGCCGGCGCCGCACGAGGACACCGACCTGGTCACGATCGACCGGCGCGCGACGCTGAACGACGCGCTCGACACGATGCTGACCTCCAGTCACGGCAGCGCGGTCGTCACCGGGCGCCGCGACGAATACCTGGGCGTCGTCGACTTCCAGTCAGTCCTGGCCCGAATCCAGGACGCCGCCCCGAACGGCTCCGACCCCGCCCCGAACGGCTCCGACCCCGCCCCGAACGGCTCCGACCCCGCCCCGAACGGCTCCGACCCCGCCCCGAACGGCTTGGGTCCCGCGCCGAGTGGCTCCGATCCCGAGCCGGAGGTCGCCCCGTGA
- a CDS encoding aspartate aminotransferase family protein, with protein sequence MAELSQILKQATGVVAARGTGVQLFDEDDRRYLDFTAGIGVTSTGHCHPRVVAAAQEQVGRIIHAQYTTVMHRPLLNLVERLGDVLPQGLDRMFFANSGSEAIEAALRLTRQATGRPNVIVFHGGFHGRTVAAGSMTTSGTKFRSGFSPLMAGVHVSPFPDPGHFGWPVEQATDFALSQLDYVLQTLSAPADTAAFFVEPVLGEGGYVPANERFFAGLRERADAHGILLVVDEVQTGFGRTGKFWGGDHFGSRPDVVVTAKGLASGFPLSAIAASSELMEKAWPGSQGGTYGANAVACAAALATLDVIQDEGLVQNSAERGAQLKQALQLVADKHERITDVRGLGLMIGNEFRDANGKPDPVTAAAVQQEAARRGLLLLTCGAWGQVVRFIPALVVSPDEIDEAAALWSDAVTAVAG encoded by the coding sequence GTGGCCGAGCTCTCGCAAATCCTGAAACAGGCGACCGGTGTGGTCGCCGCCCGCGGTACGGGCGTGCAACTGTTCGACGAGGACGACCGCCGATATCTGGACTTCACCGCGGGCATCGGCGTCACGTCGACGGGGCACTGCCACCCGCGTGTGGTCGCGGCCGCCCAGGAGCAGGTCGGCCGGATCATCCACGCGCAGTACACGACCGTCATGCACCGGCCGCTGCTCAACCTGGTGGAGCGGCTCGGCGACGTACTCCCCCAGGGTCTGGACCGGATGTTCTTCGCGAACTCCGGCAGCGAAGCGATCGAGGCCGCCCTGCGGCTGACCCGCCAGGCGACCGGCCGGCCGAACGTGATCGTGTTCCACGGCGGATTCCACGGCCGGACCGTGGCCGCGGGCTCGATGACGACCTCCGGTACCAAGTTCCGGTCCGGTTTCAGCCCGTTGATGGCCGGCGTCCACGTGTCGCCGTTCCCCGACCCCGGCCACTTCGGCTGGCCGGTCGAGCAGGCCACCGACTTCGCGCTCAGCCAGCTGGACTACGTACTGCAAACCCTGAGCGCGCCGGCCGACACCGCCGCGTTCTTCGTCGAACCGGTGCTCGGTGAGGGTGGGTACGTGCCTGCGAACGAGCGGTTCTTCGCCGGCCTGCGGGAGCGCGCGGACGCGCACGGGATTCTGCTGGTTGTCGACGAAGTACAGACCGGGTTCGGGCGTACCGGGAAGTTCTGGGGCGGCGACCACTTCGGATCGCGACCGGACGTTGTCGTCACGGCGAAGGGGCTGGCGTCCGGGTTCCCATTGTCTGCAATCGCCGCGTCGTCGGAGTTGATGGAGAAGGCCTGGCCTGGTTCACAAGGTGGGACCTACGGCGCGAACGCGGTGGCGTGCGCGGCCGCGCTGGCGACACTCGACGTGATCCAGGACGAAGGCTTGGTACAGAACTCGGCCGAGCGGGGCGCGCAGCTCAAGCAGGCATTGCAGCTGGTCGCGGACAAGCACGAGCGGATCACCGACGTACGCGGACTCGGCCTGATGATCGGCAACGAGTTCCGTGACGCGAACGGGAAGCCGGACCCGGTGACGGCGGCAGCGGTTCAGCAGGAGGCGGCGCGGCGCGGGCTGCTCCTGCTCACGTGCGGCGCCTGGGGCCAGGTCGTCCGCTTCATCCCGGCGCTGGTCGTCTCCCCCGACGAGATCGACGAAGCCGCCGCCCTCTGGTCCGACGCGGTAACCGCCGTAGCCGGCTGA
- a CDS encoding GntR family transcriptional regulator → MTDYIEPLVQESTPSIIADKLRKAIGYGEIKPGSQLAEADLARKLGVSRGPLREGMQRLTQEGLLISIRNRGLFVVDLTPDDIRDMYVARQAIELAAARQILAGEFEAAGKALSAFGHAMLDADGDPGAIGELDIEFHETLVRLSGSPRLIRMHQTSIIETRMCIHALEETYLATDVRAMEHSDLAEAIGAGNVARTEMLLLAHMDDAIERLVNR, encoded by the coding sequence GTGACCGATTACATCGAGCCGCTGGTTCAGGAGTCGACGCCGAGCATCATCGCCGACAAGCTGCGCAAAGCCATCGGCTATGGCGAGATCAAGCCTGGCTCGCAGCTCGCCGAGGCCGACCTGGCCCGCAAGCTGGGCGTCAGCCGGGGACCGCTGCGCGAGGGCATGCAGCGGCTCACCCAGGAAGGGCTGCTGATCTCCATCCGCAACCGCGGGCTGTTCGTCGTCGACCTGACGCCGGACGACATCCGCGACATGTACGTGGCCCGGCAGGCGATCGAGCTGGCCGCGGCCAGGCAGATCCTGGCCGGCGAATTCGAAGCGGCCGGCAAGGCGCTGTCCGCGTTCGGCCACGCGATGCTGGATGCGGACGGCGATCCGGGTGCCATCGGCGAGCTGGATATCGAGTTCCACGAGACCCTGGTCCGGCTGTCCGGCAGCCCGCGGCTGATCCGGATGCATCAGACGTCCATCATCGAGACCCGGATGTGCATCCACGCGCTGGAGGAGACGTACCTCGCGACCGACGTCCGCGCGATGGAACACTCCGATCTCGCCGAAGCGATCGGGGCCGGCAACGTGGCCCGTACCGAGATGCTTCTGCTGGCGCACATGGACGACGCGATCGAGCGGCTGGTCAACCGCTGA
- a CDS encoding ABC transporter permease, whose translation MTVIDPGPDTSAKENLADAKATAAGLASNRARRPSWGLLIGQPLFVAIVVGLWAIWRSRAELDSIEQRQLDWKLVGQLTVQHLELTAVATIIVLVVAVPLGILLTRPRARRAAPIVVAVANAGQAAPVIGLIVLLAIWLGFGFWTAILALCLYAILPVLRNTIVGLQGVDRTLVEAGRGMGMSNVAVLGRIELPLAVPVIMAGIRTALVLVVGTATLATFIDAGGLGSLITTGIRLLRYPVLISGAVLVAALALLIDWAGRVLEEVTRPRGLG comes from the coding sequence ATGACCGTGATCGATCCTGGACCCGACACCAGCGCCAAGGAGAACCTCGCCGACGCGAAGGCGACCGCGGCGGGGCTGGCGTCGAATCGGGCCCGGCGGCCGTCGTGGGGCCTGCTGATCGGCCAGCCGTTGTTCGTCGCGATCGTTGTCGGATTGTGGGCAATCTGGCGATCCCGAGCCGAACTCGACTCGATCGAACAGCGCCAGCTCGACTGGAAACTAGTCGGACAGCTGACCGTCCAGCACCTCGAACTCACCGCGGTCGCCACGATCATCGTGCTCGTGGTCGCGGTCCCACTCGGCATCCTGCTGACCCGCCCCCGGGCCCGCCGCGCCGCACCGATCGTCGTCGCGGTCGCCAACGCCGGTCAGGCCGCGCCGGTGATCGGGCTGATCGTGCTGCTGGCGATCTGGCTGGGCTTCGGCTTCTGGACCGCGATCCTCGCACTCTGCCTGTACGCGATCCTGCCCGTGCTGCGAAACACGATCGTCGGCCTGCAAGGTGTCGACCGTACGCTCGTGGAGGCCGGCCGTGGCATGGGGATGTCGAACGTGGCGGTCCTCGGGCGGATCGAGCTGCCGCTGGCGGTGCCGGTGATCATGGCCGGCATCCGTACCGCGCTCGTTCTCGTCGTCGGCACCGCGACCCTCGCGACGTTCATCGACGCCGGGGGACTGGGCAGTCTGATCACCACGGGCATCCGCCTGCTTCGGTACCCGGTGCTGATCAGCGGCGCCGTACTCGTCGCGGCGCTGGCTCTGCTGATCGATTGGGCCGGCCGCGTACTCGAAGAAGTAACCCGACCGAGGGGACTCGGATGA
- a CDS encoding DHA2 family efflux MFS transporter permease subunit, with protein sequence MTILVAEVMDLVDATIVNIAAPSIRADLGGSESAMQWMLAGYTLAFAIGLITFGRLGDLVGRKRLFVIGAIGFTVASAVCGLSTTPELLIGSRVAQGLLGAVMIPQGFAILKAIFPAEELGKAFAMFGPVMGLSAVAGPILAGVLIDANWLGAGWRTIFFINLPIGLAALVGALRFMPEVKTPGASRLDALGVLLVSAASGLLIYPLVQGRELGWPLWTILMLTSSIVVFALFGWRERRSANPVIDPSLFRNRGYVAGLGVITTFFLAMNGFMLVFNLFTQLGLHYSPLKAGLAMVPFSLGIAIGAPVSGAVLAPRLGRGALQLGIALMTVAMGGVWFTLHTYGDATTIWNLVPATLATGIGAGLVFAPLFDIILASIDDQAAGSASGVLTAMQQYGGAVGVAVIGTVFFQLLPAHAFLGATKTSVLLAIGLFVISLAVSYLLPKRARESAIGHG encoded by the coding sequence GTGACGATCTTGGTTGCTGAGGTGATGGACCTTGTCGACGCGACGATTGTCAACATTGCGGCGCCGTCGATTCGGGCTGACCTTGGTGGGTCGGAGTCGGCCATGCAGTGGATGCTGGCCGGGTACACGTTGGCGTTCGCGATCGGGCTGATCACGTTTGGGCGGCTGGGCGATCTGGTCGGGCGGAAGCGGCTGTTCGTGATCGGAGCGATCGGGTTCACGGTCGCGTCCGCGGTGTGTGGATTGTCGACAACCCCGGAGCTGCTGATCGGCAGCCGGGTCGCTCAAGGGCTGCTCGGGGCGGTGATGATCCCGCAGGGGTTCGCGATTCTGAAGGCGATCTTCCCGGCGGAGGAGCTCGGCAAGGCGTTCGCGATGTTCGGCCCGGTGATGGGATTGTCTGCAGTGGCAGGGCCGATTCTGGCCGGCGTACTGATCGATGCGAACTGGCTCGGCGCCGGCTGGCGGACGATCTTCTTCATCAACCTGCCGATCGGCCTCGCCGCTCTGGTCGGCGCGCTCCGGTTCATGCCCGAGGTCAAGACCCCAGGGGCGTCCCGCCTGGACGCGCTCGGCGTACTGCTGGTCAGCGCCGCGTCCGGCCTGCTGATCTACCCGCTGGTCCAGGGTCGTGAGCTCGGCTGGCCATTGTGGACAATCCTGATGTTGACCAGCTCGATCGTCGTCTTCGCGCTCTTCGGCTGGCGGGAGCGCCGGTCCGCGAACCCGGTGATCGACCCATCGCTGTTCCGCAACCGCGGATACGTGGCCGGGCTCGGCGTGATCACCACGTTCTTCCTCGCGATGAACGGCTTCATGCTGGTGTTCAATCTGTTCACCCAGCTCGGCCTGCACTACAGCCCGCTCAAAGCCGGCCTCGCGATGGTGCCGTTCTCGCTCGGGATCGCGATCGGCGCACCGGTGTCCGGCGCCGTACTGGCACCCCGCCTCGGCCGCGGCGCGCTTCAGCTTGGCATCGCGTTGATGACCGTGGCGATGGGCGGTGTCTGGTTCACCCTGCACACGTACGGCGACGCGACCACGATCTGGAACCTGGTCCCGGCGACGCTGGCCACCGGGATCGGCGCCGGTCTCGTGTTCGCGCCGCTGTTCGACATCATCCTGGCCTCGATCGACGATCAGGCCGCCGGTTCGGCATCGGGCGTCCTGACCGCCATGCAGCAGTACGGCGGCGCGGTCGGAGTCGCGGTGATCGGCACGGTGTTCTTCCAATTGCTACCGGCCCACGCGTTCCTCGGCGCCACCAAAACGTCCGTCCTGCTGGCGATCGGGCTGTTCGTGATCAGCCTCGCCGTCAGCTACCTCCTCCCGAAAAGAGCCCGGGAATCAGCAATCGGCCACGGCTGA
- a CDS encoding NAD-dependent succinate-semialdehyde dehydrogenase codes for MNRPDEAHAKDEVRVVDAVEKRLFVDGKWIESSGGATFDVVDPSTGQVLCAVADATPADGRAALDAAVAAQPDFARTSPRERADMLTAAYELLIERTDELALLMTLEMGKPLPEARGEIAYAAEFFRHFAGEALRIDGGYQTAPAGNARFLITKQPVGPCLLITPWNFPMAMGTRKLGPAIAAGCTSVIKPAHQTPLSMLALMGILAEAGVPAGVVNCVTAMDAGGVMEPLIRSGLARKLSFTGSTRVGRVLLEQCAEKVLRTSLELGGNAPFIVFEDADLDEAVDGAIAAKMRNMGEACTAANRIFVHNAVIDEFGRRLADRMGALTVGRGTEPDIKVGPLIDEAGRDKVRSLVADAVGRGATVLTGGEIAPGDGYFYPPTVLTGVPRDAAMADQEIFGPVAPLTPFSTEDEVIAAANDTEYGLVAYVFTNDLRRALRVAESIETGMVGLNQGVVSNPAAPFGGVKQSGLGREGGAVGIDEFLETKYIGIAVSG; via the coding sequence ATGAACCGGCCGGACGAAGCACACGCCAAGGACGAAGTACGCGTCGTGGATGCCGTCGAGAAGCGGTTGTTCGTCGACGGCAAATGGATCGAGTCCAGTGGCGGCGCGACCTTCGATGTCGTCGATCCGTCCACCGGTCAGGTCCTGTGCGCGGTCGCCGACGCGACTCCGGCGGACGGTCGCGCCGCACTCGACGCGGCGGTCGCGGCGCAGCCGGATTTCGCCCGTACCTCGCCACGCGAACGCGCCGACATGCTCACCGCGGCGTACGAACTGCTGATCGAGCGCACCGACGAGCTGGCGCTGCTGATGACCCTGGAGATGGGCAAACCGTTGCCCGAGGCCCGTGGTGAGATCGCGTACGCGGCCGAGTTCTTCCGGCACTTTGCCGGTGAAGCGCTGCGGATCGACGGCGGGTACCAGACCGCGCCGGCTGGGAACGCGCGCTTCCTGATCACGAAGCAACCGGTCGGCCCCTGTCTGCTGATCACCCCGTGGAACTTCCCGATGGCGATGGGAACCCGCAAGCTTGGCCCGGCGATCGCGGCCGGCTGCACGAGCGTGATCAAGCCCGCGCACCAGACGCCGCTGTCGATGCTCGCGTTGATGGGCATCCTGGCCGAGGCCGGCGTACCGGCGGGCGTGGTCAACTGTGTCACCGCGATGGACGCGGGCGGTGTGATGGAGCCACTGATTCGGTCCGGGCTGGCCCGCAAGCTGTCCTTCACCGGGTCCACTCGAGTCGGTCGCGTCCTGCTCGAACAATGCGCTGAGAAGGTGCTCCGTACCTCCCTCGAGCTGGGCGGCAACGCACCGTTCATCGTCTTCGAGGACGCCGACCTTGACGAGGCGGTCGACGGCGCGATCGCGGCCAAGATGCGGAACATGGGCGAGGCGTGTACGGCTGCCAATCGTATTTTTGTTCACAATGCGGTGATCGACGAGTTCGGTCGCCGGCTAGCGGACCGGATGGGCGCGCTGACCGTCGGGCGGGGCACCGAACCGGACATCAAGGTCGGGCCGTTGATCGACGAGGCCGGCCGGGACAAAGTGCGTTCGCTCGTAGCGGACGCGGTCGGGCGGGGCGCCACCGTACTCACCGGCGGCGAGATCGCGCCGGGCGACGGGTACTTCTACCCGCCGACGGTGCTCACCGGCGTACCGCGGGACGCCGCGATGGCGGATCAGGAGATCTTCGGGCCGGTCGCGCCGCTGACGCCGTTCAGCACCGAGGACGAGGTGATCGCGGCCGCGAACGACACCGAGTACGGGCTGGTCGCGTACGTCTTCACGAACGACCTGCGCCGGGCGCTGCGGGTGGCGGAGTCGATCGAGACCGGCATGGTCGGCCTCAATCAGGGGGTGGTGTCGAACCCGGCGGCACCGTTCGGCGGGGTGAAGCAGTCCGGGCTCGGCCGGGAGGGCGGTGCCGTCGGGATCGACGAGTTCCTGGAGACGAAGTACATCGGGATTGCCGTCAGCGGTTGA
- a CDS encoding MFS transporter, whose product MEPENRRPVDTPPPGATPTVEAEPPPGVLKKAIAASAIGNATEWFDYGIYAYGVTYISAAIFPGDTESQTLLALMTFAVSFLVRPLGGLVWGPLGDRLGRKHVLAITIILMSGATLCAGLVPSFHTIGYWAPVLLVLLRMVQGFSTGGEYGGAATFMAEYAPSRKRGFLGSFLEFGTLAGFSLGALLMLGFSLLLGDEAMHSWGWRLPFLVAAPLGLVGVYLRSKLEDTPVFRELEAKGQKEEQTSHQFRDLLAGYWAPILRLGGMVIALNVVNYTLLTYMPTYLEKEIGLSSDKSLVVPIIGMLTMMVFVPFAGRMSDRVGRKPLWWVSLGGLFVFGVPMFMLMSTNMLGAIIGFAVLGLLYVPQLATISATFPAMFPTHVRYAGFAIAYNVSTSLFGGTAPAVNDWLTAKLGDSLVPAYYMMAACVVGAIALIKVPETSRCPLNGTEIPGTDDALPPVDLEPAATKA is encoded by the coding sequence GTGGAGCCCGAGAACCGACGACCCGTGGACACCCCGCCGCCCGGGGCGACCCCCACGGTTGAGGCGGAACCGCCGCCCGGAGTGCTCAAGAAGGCGATCGCCGCGTCGGCGATCGGGAATGCCACCGAGTGGTTCGACTACGGCATCTACGCGTACGGCGTGACGTACATCTCGGCCGCGATCTTCCCGGGTGACACCGAGAGCCAGACCCTGCTCGCGCTGATGACGTTCGCCGTCTCGTTCCTGGTCCGGCCACTCGGCGGCCTGGTCTGGGGACCGCTCGGCGACCGGCTCGGCCGTAAGCACGTACTCGCGATCACCATCATCCTGATGTCCGGCGCGACCCTGTGCGCCGGACTCGTGCCTTCGTTCCACACGATCGGGTACTGGGCGCCGGTGCTGCTGGTGCTGCTCCGGATGGTGCAGGGCTTCTCGACCGGTGGTGAGTACGGCGGCGCCGCGACCTTCATGGCCGAGTACGCGCCGAGCCGCAAGCGCGGGTTCCTCGGCAGCTTCCTGGAGTTCGGGACGCTCGCCGGGTTCTCGCTCGGCGCGCTGCTGATGCTCGGCTTCTCGCTGCTGCTCGGCGACGAGGCGATGCATTCCTGGGGCTGGCGGCTGCCGTTCCTGGTTGCCGCGCCGCTCGGTCTGGTCGGGGTGTACCTCCGGTCCAAGCTCGAGGACACGCCGGTCTTCCGCGAGCTCGAGGCGAAAGGCCAGAAGGAAGAGCAGACCTCGCATCAGTTCCGGGACCTGCTGGCCGGGTACTGGGCGCCGATCCTGCGTCTCGGTGGCATGGTGATCGCGCTGAACGTCGTCAACTACACGCTGCTGACGTACATGCCGACGTACCTGGAGAAGGAGATCGGGCTCAGCTCCGACAAGTCGCTGGTGGTGCCGATCATAGGAATGTTGACAATGATGGTGTTCGTTCCGTTCGCCGGCCGGATGTCCGACCGGGTCGGCCGAAAACCGTTGTGGTGGGTCTCGCTCGGCGGGCTGTTCGTGTTCGGTGTACCGATGTTCATGCTGATGAGTACGAACATGCTCGGCGCGATCATCGGGTTCGCGGTGCTCGGGCTGCTCTACGTACCGCAGCTCGCGACCATTTCGGCGACGTTCCCGGCGATGTTCCCGACCCATGTGCGGTACGCCGGGTTCGCGATCGCGTACAACGTGTCCACCTCGCTCTTCGGTGGTACGGCGCCCGCGGTGAACGACTGGCTGACGGCGAAACTCGGGGATTCGCTGGTGCCTGCGTACTACATGATGGCGGCCTGCGTGGTCGGTGCGATCGCGCTGATCAAGGTCCCGGAGACTTCCCGGTGCCCGTTGAACGGCACAGAAATCCCCGGTACTGATGACGCGCTGCCGCCGGTGGACCTGGAACCGGCCGCCACCAAGGCCTGA